A genome region from Planktothrix sp. FACHB-1365 includes the following:
- a CDS encoding type IV toxin-antitoxin system AbiEi family antitoxin domain-containing protein: MTQRQQVLDIRCTMGVISAKDIEKWGISRQYVQRLEQQGLLLRSGRGIYTIVDADITENHSFAEVSKRVPHGVICLLSALSFYQITTQAPSQIWLAIDQKARSPKEDMIPLRIIYMSGIAKESGIEEHIIEGVPVRVYSLAKTIADCFKFRNKIGLDIALEALRESWQEKRCTIDEIWDYAKICRVQNVIRPYLELLVS; the protein is encoded by the coding sequence ATGACTCAGAGACAACAAGTGCTGGATATCCGTTGCACTATGGGAGTCATCAGTGCCAAAGATATAGAAAAATGGGGAATTTCTCGTCAGTATGTGCAACGACTAGAACAACAGGGTTTGTTACTTCGTTCAGGGCGAGGTATTTATACCATAGTAGACGCAGACATCACAGAAAATCATAGTTTTGCAGAAGTTTCTAAGCGAGTACCTCATGGAGTAATCTGTTTGCTATCAGCACTGAGTTTTTATCAAATCACCACTCAAGCACCCTCTCAAATATGGCTGGCAATTGACCAAAAAGCACGTTCTCCAAAGGAGGATATGATTCCTTTGAGAATTATTTATATGTCAGGTATTGCCAAAGAATCAGGGATTGAAGAACATATTATTGAAGGAGTTCCTGTAAGAGTTTATAGTTTGGCAAAAACCATTGCTGACTGTTTCAAATTTCGGAATAAAATTGGACTCGATATTGCTCTTGAAGCTCTACGAGAATCTTGGCAGGAAAAGCGTTGTACAATTGATGAAATTTGGGATTATGCTAAAATTTGTCGCGTTCAAAATGTTATTCGTCCCTATCTGGAATTGCTTGTATCTTAA
- a CDS encoding UDP-glucose/GDP-mannose dehydrogenase family protein → MRVCVIGTGYVGLVTGVCLAEIGHDVICIDNNEEKVKLMKSGQSPIYEPGLPELMKSCMESGRLDFSSDLSAGVEHGEVLFIAVGTPPLPTGESDTRYVEAVARGIGSNLTKGYKVIVNKSTVPIGSGDWVRMIVLDGVGERQKEKGLAGTPIEAEFDVVSNPEFLREGSAVYDTFNPDRIVLGSNSKKALEVMQELYQPLVVRKYSDHPSLPTVPIVLTDLSSAEMIKYAANSFLATKISFINEIANICDRVGADVKQVAQGIGLDSRIGNKFLQAGIGWGGSCFPKDVSALIHTADDYNYEAQLLKAAVEVNNRQRTIAIDKLQQVLKILKGKTVGLLGLTFKPDTDDLRDAPALNIIQELNRLGAKVKAYDPIISQSGMRHGLTGVIVETDPELLADGCDALVLITDWTQFHTLDYAKMAKKMHSAFMIDGRNFLDRKQLEAAGFQYVGIGH, encoded by the coding sequence ATGCGAGTTTGTGTCATTGGAACGGGATATGTGGGTTTAGTAACGGGAGTTTGTTTAGCGGAGATCGGGCATGATGTGATTTGTATTGATAATAACGAAGAAAAAGTCAAATTAATGAAGTCGGGACAATCCCCAATTTATGAACCGGGATTACCTGAATTGATGAAATCCTGTATGGAATCAGGACGTCTGGATTTTTCTTCGGATTTAAGTGCAGGTGTTGAACACGGTGAAGTGTTATTTATTGCTGTGGGAACCCCGCCATTACCAACAGGTGAAAGTGATACCCGTTATGTCGAAGCTGTGGCGCGAGGCATTGGCTCTAACCTGACAAAAGGTTATAAAGTAATTGTCAATAAATCCACTGTACCCATTGGTTCTGGTGACTGGGTGCGAATGATTGTCTTAGATGGTGTGGGAGAACGACAAAAGGAAAAAGGGTTAGCGGGAACCCCCATTGAAGCTGAATTTGATGTCGTCAGTAACCCGGAATTTTTGCGGGAAGGTTCGGCTGTTTATGACACCTTTAATCCCGACCGGATTGTGTTAGGAAGCAATAGCAAAAAAGCACTGGAAGTGATGCAAGAATTATATCAACCTTTAGTGGTGCGAAAATATTCTGATCATCCTTCCTTACCGACCGTTCCGATTGTGTTAACCGATCTCAGTTCCGCAGAAATGATTAAATATGCAGCAAACTCGTTTTTAGCCACTAAAATTAGCTTTATTAACGAAATTGCTAATATTTGCGATCGCGTCGGAGCAGATGTTAAACAAGTAGCTCAAGGGATTGGCTTAGATTCCAGGATTGGCAATAAGTTTTTACAAGCTGGAATTGGTTGGGGGGGTTCCTGTTTCCCGAAAGATGTTTCGGCTTTAATTCATACGGCTGATGACTACAATTATGAAGCCCAATTGTTAAAAGCGGCGGTGGAAGTGAATAACCGTCAACGCACCATTGCCATTGACAAATTACAACAAGTCCTGAAAATTCTCAAAGGTAAAACCGTCGGATTATTAGGGTTAACTTTTAAACCGGATACGGATGATTTACGCGATGCTCCAGCTTTAAATATTATCCAAGAGTTGAACCGTTTAGGAGCAAAAGTTAAAGCTTATGATCCGATTATTTCCCAAAGTGGAATGCGTCATGGGTTAACGGGAGTGATTGTTGAAACCGATCCTGAACTGTTAGCCGATGGCTGTGATGCGTTGGTTTTAATTACAGACTGGACACAATTCCACACCCTCGACTATGCAAAAATGGCGAAAAAAATGCACTCAGCATTTATGATCGACGGACGTAATTTCTTAGATCGCAAACAATTAGAAGCCGCAGGGTTCCAATATGTCGGTATTGGGCATTAA
- a CDS encoding RNA helicase, producing MSYSTQNDPQLDLDKLFPFPLDDFQYNAIAALNEGKSVVVCAPTGSGKTLVGEYAIHRALAGNRRVFYTTPLKALSNQKYRDFKDLLGPENVGLLTGDISVNRDAAVVVMTTEIFRNMLYGTPIGEVGTSMEAVEAVVLDECHYMNDRQRGTVWEESIIYCPREIQLVALSATVANSEQLTDWISRVHGPTELIYSDFRPVPLQYHFCNTKGLFPLLDNSLKKINPRLKERKGPPQRGKHRNDVPNLTAVISHLQERDMLPAIYFIFSRKGCDRSVAEVRHLSLVTEAEAALLKKRIDAFIAASPEGIRPEQLEVLYRGIAAHHAGLLPTWKGLVEELFQQGLIKVVFATETLAAGINMPARTTVISSLSKRTDDGHRLLKPSEFLQMSGRAGRRGMDIEGYVVTVQTPFEGAKEAAYLATSKPDPLVSQFTPSYGMVLNLLQRHTLEEAKELIERSFGQYLSTINLIPAQREIEIMQAELALIEAQFGFRGEQNMAILEETLASFEKIYERLREERRLLKLLQRQAEDRRMHQMALAMDSTSLGTIVGLRGKHVPTARSLEADPIPAVLVAKTPSSGQAPYFLCLGRDNRWYVVSSADIVILQPQSQRLNVDYIDIPNIPFKLGQCRKGDELTVAIVQQIPNLMLPEPPPEVITQQEQVERLELELNAHPIHEWGKPNKLLKRWQRWAELDEIIQERRTELEEDLARHWQEFLALISILQYCEALDELKPTDLGQATAALRGDNELWLGLALKSGIFDDLDPHHLAAACAALVTEVYRPDSWTRYHLSDDVENALGRLRGIRQELFKQQRRYRVALPIWLERDLTGLIEQWALETDWLELVANTSLDEGDIVRMFRRTLDFLSQIPHVPHLNESLKQNAIRARHLIDRFPINEAVE from the coding sequence GTGTCCTACTCTACCCAAAACGATCCCCAACTGGATCTCGACAAGCTGTTTCCGTTTCCCCTGGATGACTTTCAGTACAACGCAATTGCTGCGTTGAATGAAGGAAAATCCGTTGTCGTCTGTGCACCAACGGGGTCGGGAAAAACGTTAGTGGGGGAATATGCTATCCATCGGGCGTTAGCGGGTAATAGGCGGGTCTTCTACACAACACCCCTAAAAGCTTTATCTAATCAGAAGTATAGGGACTTTAAAGATCTACTAGGGCCAGAAAACGTCGGGTTACTGACGGGGGATATTTCCGTAAACCGGGATGCGGCGGTGGTGGTAATGACAACAGAGATCTTCCGCAATATGCTTTATGGTACACCGATTGGGGAGGTGGGAACCTCAATGGAAGCGGTGGAGGCGGTGGTTTTAGATGAATGCCATTATATGAATGATCGCCAACGGGGGACGGTTTGGGAAGAGTCAATTATTTATTGTCCCCGTGAAATTCAATTAGTGGCTTTATCCGCAACCGTCGCTAATAGTGAACAATTAACAGACTGGATTTCTAGGGTTCATGGCCCAACAGAGTTAATTTATTCTGACTTTCGACCTGTACCCTTGCAATATCATTTTTGCAATACAAAAGGGCTATTTCCGTTATTAGATAATTCTTTAAAAAAAATTAATCCTCGCCTCAAAGAACGTAAAGGCCCTCCCCAACGAGGTAAACATCGCAATGATGTTCCTAATTTAACGGCAGTGATCTCCCATTTACAAGAACGGGATATGTTACCTGCTATTTATTTTATCTTTAGTCGCAAAGGATGCGATCGCTCTGTAGCAGAAGTGCGTCATTTATCCTTAGTTACAGAAGCCGAAGCCGCCCTGTTAAAAAAACGCATTGATGCTTTTATTGCTGCTAGTCCAGAAGGTATTCGTCCCGAACAATTAGAAGTATTATATCGAGGTATTGCCGCCCACCATGCAGGATTATTACCCACTTGGAAAGGGTTAGTTGAGGAGTTATTTCAACAAGGATTAATTAAAGTGGTGTTTGCCACAGAAACCCTGGCGGCTGGTATTAATATGCCTGCTAGAACAACGGTGATTTCGAGTTTGTCGAAACGAACCGATGATGGTCATCGCTTATTAAAACCCTCGGAATTCTTGCAAATGTCGGGACGGGCTGGACGACGAGGAATGGATATTGAAGGGTATGTTGTCACCGTACAAACCCCCTTTGAAGGGGCAAAAGAAGCCGCCTATTTAGCAACGTCTAAACCTGACCCCTTAGTGAGTCAATTTACGCCTAGTTATGGCATGGTTTTGAATTTATTACAACGCCATACTTTAGAAGAAGCAAAAGAATTAATTGAACGGAGTTTCGGACAATATTTATCAACGATTAATTTAATTCCCGCCCAACGAGAAATCGAAATCATGCAAGCGGAATTAGCGTTAATTGAAGCGCAATTTGGCTTTCGAGGCGAACAAAATATGGCTATTTTGGAGGAAACCTTAGCCAGTTTTGAAAAAATTTATGAACGTTTGCGAGAAGAACGCCGTTTATTAAAGTTATTACAGCGCCAAGCTGAAGACCGTCGAATGCACCAGATGGCTTTAGCGATGGACTCAACGTCATTAGGAACGATTGTCGGGTTACGCGGAAAACACGTCCCCACCGCCCGGAGTTTGGAAGCTGACCCCATTCCGGCGGTGTTAGTCGCAAAAACCCCCAGTTCGGGACAAGCCCCCTATTTCCTGTGTTTAGGACGGGATAATCGCTGGTATGTGGTGAGTTCGGCGGATATCGTGATTTTACAACCCCAGTCTCAACGATTAAATGTTGATTATATCGATATTCCTAATATTCCGTTTAAATTAGGGCAATGTCGCAAAGGGGATGAGTTAACGGTGGCGATTGTACAACAAATTCCCAATTTAATGTTACCTGAACCTCCGCCAGAAGTGATTACCCAACAAGAACAAGTGGAACGATTAGAGTTAGAATTAAATGCCCATCCGATTCATGAATGGGGTAAACCCAATAAACTGTTAAAACGGTGGCAACGGTGGGCGGAATTGGATGAAATTATTCAAGAAAGACGCACGGAATTAGAAGAAGATTTAGCTCGTCATTGGCAAGAATTTTTAGCTTTAATTTCTATTTTGCAATATTGTGAAGCCTTAGATGAGTTAAAACCGACGGATTTAGGCCAAGCAACGGCTGCTTTACGCGGTGATAATGAATTGTGGTTAGGGTTAGCTTTAAAATCAGGGATTTTTGATGATCTTGACCCCCATCATTTAGCGGCGGCTTGTGCGGCGTTGGTTACGGAGGTTTATCGTCCCGATAGTTGGACTCGCTATCACTTATCTGATGATGTGGAAAATGCTCTCGGACGGTTGCGGGGTATTCGTCAGGAGTTATTTAAGCAGCAGCGACGCTATCGTGTGGCGTTACCGATTTGGCTAGAACGGGATTTAACGGGTTTAATTGAACAATGGGCTTTAGAAACCGATTGGTTAGAGTTAGTCGCTAATACCAGTTTAGATGAAGGAGACATTGTGCGAATGTTCCGGCGCACGTTAGATTTTCTTTCACAAATCCCCCATGTTCCTCATTTAAATGAATCTCTCAAACAAAATGCCATTCGTGCCCGCCATTTAATTGATCGATTCCCGATTAATGAAGCGGTGGAGTAA